A stretch of Gambusia affinis linkage group LG10, SWU_Gaff_1.0, whole genome shotgun sequence DNA encodes these proteins:
- the LOC122838991 gene encoding mast cell protease 1A-like isoform X1: MFTRPITECPPLILLPNLLPLKQAYKKGCFQSGWHFSSAVHPVCDPTMSTFCNLAALMLLLTFQSPVHAGKIIGGHEVNPHKHSYMVFLRLVSKADELKGCGGFLIREDFVMTAAHCQAKAHGSYEVFYGFDKHSENHKKVSVKKDFPHVHYNESDYTNDIMLLKLSHNVSSAHNIKHIEPAKEESSSLPNPCSVCGWELQSSTKLPSKLLKVNVVLVENQDCVKESAYCSEGKTGTSGGDSGGPLICNGMAYGVVSASKPIDGSTLYKYTNVPDTIDWINNILKDN, encoded by the exons ATGTTTACTCGGCCTATTACTGAATGTCCTCCCTTGATTCTCTTG CCTAATCTTCTCCCCCTGAAGCAAGCTTATAAAAAGGGATGTTTTCAGAGCGGTTGGCACTTCTCCTCAGCAGTTCACCCAGTCTGTGACCCCACCATGTCCACCTTCTGCAACCTCGCTGCACTGATGCTTCTACTGACTTTTCAAAGTCCAG TTCATGCAGGGAAAATCATTGGAGGCCATGAGGTTAATCCACACAAACACTCGTATATGGTGTTTTTGCGGCTGGTGAGTAAGGCTGACGAACTGAAAGGCTGTGGTGGATTCCTTATTAGAGAAGATTTCGTGATGACTGCAGCTCACTGCCAGGCCAA GGCTCATGGGTCCTATGAAGTTTTTTATGGGTTTGACAAACACagtgaaaaccataaaaaagtGTCCGTGAAGAAAGATTTCCCACATGTTCACTACAATGAAAGTGATTACACAAATGATATAATGCTGCTGAAG TTGTCCCACAATGTAAGCTCGGCCCACAATATCAAACATATTGAGCCGGCAAAGGAGGAAAGTAGCTCACTGCCAAATCCATGCTCAGTCTGCGGTTGGGAACTGCAGTCATCTACAAAATTGCCTTCGAAACTGTTGAAAGTCAATGTCGTACTTGTCGAAAATCAGGACTGTGTCAAAGAAAGTGCTTACTGCTCCgaaggaaaaacaggaacatctggg GGAGACTCAGGAGGTCCATTAATCTGCAATGGAATGGCGTACGGAGTGGTGTCAGCAAGCAAACCAATCGATGGCTCCACTCTGTATAAGTACACAAACGTACCTGACACCATCGACTGGATCAATAATATCCTGAAGGACAACTGA
- the LOC122838991 gene encoding mast cell protease 1A-like isoform X3 produces the protein MFTRPITECPPLILLSGWHFSSAVHPVCDPTMSTFCNLAALMLLLTFQSPVHAGKIIGGHEVNPHKHSYMVFLRLVSKADELKGCGGFLIREDFVMTAAHCQAKAHGSYEVFYGFDKHSENHKKVSVKKDFPHVHYNESDYTNDIMLLKLSHNVSSAHNIKHIEPAKEESSSLPNPCSVCGWELQSSTKLPSKLLKVNVVLVENQDCVKESAYCSEGKTGTSGGDSGGPLICNGMAYGVVSASKPIDGSTLYKYTNVPDTIDWINNILKDN, from the exons ATGTTTACTCGGCCTATTACTGAATGTCCTCCCTTGATTCTCTTG AGCGGTTGGCACTTCTCCTCAGCAGTTCACCCAGTCTGTGACCCCACCATGTCCACCTTCTGCAACCTCGCTGCACTGATGCTTCTACTGACTTTTCAAAGTCCAG TTCATGCAGGGAAAATCATTGGAGGCCATGAGGTTAATCCACACAAACACTCGTATATGGTGTTTTTGCGGCTGGTGAGTAAGGCTGACGAACTGAAAGGCTGTGGTGGATTCCTTATTAGAGAAGATTTCGTGATGACTGCAGCTCACTGCCAGGCCAA GGCTCATGGGTCCTATGAAGTTTTTTATGGGTTTGACAAACACagtgaaaaccataaaaaagtGTCCGTGAAGAAAGATTTCCCACATGTTCACTACAATGAAAGTGATTACACAAATGATATAATGCTGCTGAAG TTGTCCCACAATGTAAGCTCGGCCCACAATATCAAACATATTGAGCCGGCAAAGGAGGAAAGTAGCTCACTGCCAAATCCATGCTCAGTCTGCGGTTGGGAACTGCAGTCATCTACAAAATTGCCTTCGAAACTGTTGAAAGTCAATGTCGTACTTGTCGAAAATCAGGACTGTGTCAAAGAAAGTGCTTACTGCTCCgaaggaaaaacaggaacatctggg GGAGACTCAGGAGGTCCATTAATCTGCAATGGAATGGCGTACGGAGTGGTGTCAGCAAGCAAACCAATCGATGGCTCCACTCTGTATAAGTACACAAACGTACCTGACACCATCGACTGGATCAATAATATCCTGAAGGACAACTGA
- the LOC122838991 gene encoding mast cell protease 1A-like isoform X5: MSSLDSLVHPVCDPTMSTFCNLAALMLLLTFQSPVHAGKIIGGHEVNPHKHSYMVFLRLVSKADELKGCGGFLIREDFVMTAAHCQAKAHGSYEVFYGFDKHSENHKKVSVKKDFPHVHYNESDYTNDIMLLKLSHNVSSAHNIKHIEPAKEESSSLPNPCSVCGWELQSSTKLPSKLLKVNVVLVENQDCVKESAYCSEGKTGTSGGDSGGPLICNGMAYGVVSASKPIDGSTLYKYTNVPDTIDWINNILKDN; the protein is encoded by the exons ATGTCCTCCCTTGATTCTCTTG TTCACCCAGTCTGTGACCCCACCATGTCCACCTTCTGCAACCTCGCTGCACTGATGCTTCTACTGACTTTTCAAAGTCCAG TTCATGCAGGGAAAATCATTGGAGGCCATGAGGTTAATCCACACAAACACTCGTATATGGTGTTTTTGCGGCTGGTGAGTAAGGCTGACGAACTGAAAGGCTGTGGTGGATTCCTTATTAGAGAAGATTTCGTGATGACTGCAGCTCACTGCCAGGCCAA GGCTCATGGGTCCTATGAAGTTTTTTATGGGTTTGACAAACACagtgaaaaccataaaaaagtGTCCGTGAAGAAAGATTTCCCACATGTTCACTACAATGAAAGTGATTACACAAATGATATAATGCTGCTGAAG TTGTCCCACAATGTAAGCTCGGCCCACAATATCAAACATATTGAGCCGGCAAAGGAGGAAAGTAGCTCACTGCCAAATCCATGCTCAGTCTGCGGTTGGGAACTGCAGTCATCTACAAAATTGCCTTCGAAACTGTTGAAAGTCAATGTCGTACTTGTCGAAAATCAGGACTGTGTCAAAGAAAGTGCTTACTGCTCCgaaggaaaaacaggaacatctggg GGAGACTCAGGAGGTCCATTAATCTGCAATGGAATGGCGTACGGAGTGGTGTCAGCAAGCAAACCAATCGATGGCTCCACTCTGTATAAGTACACAAACGTACCTGACACCATCGACTGGATCAATAATATCCTGAAGGACAACTGA
- the LOC122838990 gene encoding granzyme E-like isoform X2 has translation MFIYCDIAVLILVLTFCTEAHAGKIIGGREAAPHSRPYMALLSCYDDNGNEAFCGGILVSEDFVITAAHCKAKSYKVCLGLHTYSENSSCLPVEQEFPHNEYNDENYTNDIMLLKLSTKATFDKNVRPIVLANKGDNKFPEKCVVSGWGATSEDNKDMSLELMEANVTLTHDVFCTENAYWSIGEKGPAEGDSGGPLVCEDGKAFGVISAKRPDLKLTKYTKIPYYRDWIDEIMKHN, from the exons ATGTTCATCTACTGTGACATAGCAGTGCTGATACTTGTGCTTACATTTTGTACAGAAG CTCATGCAGGTAAAATCATTGGTGGCCGTGAGGCTGCACCCCACAGCAGGCCGTACATGGCGCTTTTGTCTTGCTACGACGATAATGGTAATGAAGCATTTTGTGGCGGGATCCTCGTGAGTGAAGATTTTGTGATAACTGCTGCCCACTGCAAAGCCAA gtCCTATAAAGTTTGTCTTGGACTGCACACTTACAGCGAAAATAGTTCATGTTTGCCTGTGGAGCAAGAGTTTCCACATAACGAATACAATGACGAAAATTACACAAATGACATCATGCTTTTGAAG TTGTCTACCAAAGCTACTTTCGACAAGAATGTGCGGCCTATTGTCCTGGCAAACAAGGGTGACAACAAATTTCCCGAAAAGTGTGTAGTATCTGGCTGGGGAGCAACAAGCGAGGACAATAAAGACATGTCTCTTGAACTGATGGAAGCCAATGTGACGCTCACTCATGATGTTTTCTGTACTGAAAATGCGTATTGGTCTATAGGGGAGAAGGGACCGGCTGag GGAGACTCTGGAGGTCCGTTAGTCTGTGAAGATGGAAAAGCCTTTGGAGTGATCTCAGCAAAGAGGCCTGATCTTAAACTGACCAAGTACACCAAGATACCCTACTACAGAGATTGGATTGATGAGATTATGAAAC ATAACTGA
- the LOC122838991 gene encoding mast cell protease 1A-like isoform X2 translates to MFTRPITECPPLILLQAYKKGCFQSGWHFSSAVHPVCDPTMSTFCNLAALMLLLTFQSPVHAGKIIGGHEVNPHKHSYMVFLRLVSKADELKGCGGFLIREDFVMTAAHCQAKAHGSYEVFYGFDKHSENHKKVSVKKDFPHVHYNESDYTNDIMLLKLSHNVSSAHNIKHIEPAKEESSSLPNPCSVCGWELQSSTKLPSKLLKVNVVLVENQDCVKESAYCSEGKTGTSGGDSGGPLICNGMAYGVVSASKPIDGSTLYKYTNVPDTIDWINNILKDN, encoded by the exons ATGTTTACTCGGCCTATTACTGAATGTCCTCCCTTGATTCTCTTG CAAGCTTATAAAAAGGGATGTTTTCAGAGCGGTTGGCACTTCTCCTCAGCAGTTCACCCAGTCTGTGACCCCACCATGTCCACCTTCTGCAACCTCGCTGCACTGATGCTTCTACTGACTTTTCAAAGTCCAG TTCATGCAGGGAAAATCATTGGAGGCCATGAGGTTAATCCACACAAACACTCGTATATGGTGTTTTTGCGGCTGGTGAGTAAGGCTGACGAACTGAAAGGCTGTGGTGGATTCCTTATTAGAGAAGATTTCGTGATGACTGCAGCTCACTGCCAGGCCAA GGCTCATGGGTCCTATGAAGTTTTTTATGGGTTTGACAAACACagtgaaaaccataaaaaagtGTCCGTGAAGAAAGATTTCCCACATGTTCACTACAATGAAAGTGATTACACAAATGATATAATGCTGCTGAAG TTGTCCCACAATGTAAGCTCGGCCCACAATATCAAACATATTGAGCCGGCAAAGGAGGAAAGTAGCTCACTGCCAAATCCATGCTCAGTCTGCGGTTGGGAACTGCAGTCATCTACAAAATTGCCTTCGAAACTGTTGAAAGTCAATGTCGTACTTGTCGAAAATCAGGACTGTGTCAAAGAAAGTGCTTACTGCTCCgaaggaaaaacaggaacatctggg GGAGACTCAGGAGGTCCATTAATCTGCAATGGAATGGCGTACGGAGTGGTGTCAGCAAGCAAACCAATCGATGGCTCCACTCTGTATAAGTACACAAACGTACCTGACACCATCGACTGGATCAATAATATCCTGAAGGACAACTGA
- the LOC122838990 gene encoding granzyme E-like isoform X1, translating to MFIYCDIAVLILVLTFCTEAHAGKIIGGREAAPHSRPYMALLSCYDDNGNEAFCGGILVSEDFVITAAHCKAKSYKVCLGLHTYSENSSCLPVEQEFPHNEYNDENYTNDIMLLKLSTKATFDKNVRPIVLANKGDNKFPEKCVVSGWGATSEDNKDMSLELMEANVTLTHDVFCTENAYWSIGEKGPAEGDSGGPLVCEDGKAFGVISAKRPDLKLTKYTKIPYYRDWIDEIMKHN from the exons ATGTTCATCTACTGTGACATAGCAGTGCTGATACTTGTGCTTACATTTTGTACAGAAG CTCATGCAGGTAAAATCATTGGTGGCCGTGAGGCTGCACCCCACAGCAGGCCGTACATGGCGCTTTTGTCTTGCTACGACGATAATGGTAATGAAGCATTTTGTGGCGGGATCCTCGTGAGTGAAGATTTTGTGATAACTGCTGCCCACTGCAAAGCCAA gtCCTATAAAGTTTGTCTTGGACTGCACACTTACAGCGAAAATAGTTCATGTTTGCCTGTGGAGCAAGAGTTTCCACATAACGAATACAATGACGAAAATTACACAAATGACATCATGCTTTTGAAG TTGTCTACCAAAGCTACTTTCGACAAGAATGTGCGGCCTATTGTCCTGGCAAACAAGGGTGACAACAAATTTCCCGAAAAGTGTGTAGTATCTGGCTGGGGAGCAACAAGCGAGGACAATAAAGACATGTCTCTTGAACTGATGGAAGCCAATGTGACGCTCACTCATGATGTTTTCTGTACTGAAAATGCGTATTGGTCTATAGGGGAGAAGGGACCGGCTGag GGAGACTCTGGAGGTCCGTTAGTCTGTGAAGATGGAAAAGCCTTTGGAGTGATCTCAGCAAAGAGGCCTGATCTTAAACTGACCAAGTACACCAAGATACCCTACTACAGAGATTGGATTGATGAGATTATGAAACATAACTGA
- the LOC122838991 gene encoding mast cell protease 1A-like isoform X4 has protein sequence MSSLDSLAVHPVCDPTMSTFCNLAALMLLLTFQSPVHAGKIIGGHEVNPHKHSYMVFLRLVSKADELKGCGGFLIREDFVMTAAHCQAKAHGSYEVFYGFDKHSENHKKVSVKKDFPHVHYNESDYTNDIMLLKLSHNVSSAHNIKHIEPAKEESSSLPNPCSVCGWELQSSTKLPSKLLKVNVVLVENQDCVKESAYCSEGKTGTSGGDSGGPLICNGMAYGVVSASKPIDGSTLYKYTNVPDTIDWINNILKDN, from the exons ATGTCCTCCCTTGATTCTCTTG CAGTTCACCCAGTCTGTGACCCCACCATGTCCACCTTCTGCAACCTCGCTGCACTGATGCTTCTACTGACTTTTCAAAGTCCAG TTCATGCAGGGAAAATCATTGGAGGCCATGAGGTTAATCCACACAAACACTCGTATATGGTGTTTTTGCGGCTGGTGAGTAAGGCTGACGAACTGAAAGGCTGTGGTGGATTCCTTATTAGAGAAGATTTCGTGATGACTGCAGCTCACTGCCAGGCCAA GGCTCATGGGTCCTATGAAGTTTTTTATGGGTTTGACAAACACagtgaaaaccataaaaaagtGTCCGTGAAGAAAGATTTCCCACATGTTCACTACAATGAAAGTGATTACACAAATGATATAATGCTGCTGAAG TTGTCCCACAATGTAAGCTCGGCCCACAATATCAAACATATTGAGCCGGCAAAGGAGGAAAGTAGCTCACTGCCAAATCCATGCTCAGTCTGCGGTTGGGAACTGCAGTCATCTACAAAATTGCCTTCGAAACTGTTGAAAGTCAATGTCGTACTTGTCGAAAATCAGGACTGTGTCAAAGAAAGTGCTTACTGCTCCgaaggaaaaacaggaacatctggg GGAGACTCAGGAGGTCCATTAATCTGCAATGGAATGGCGTACGGAGTGGTGTCAGCAAGCAAACCAATCGATGGCTCCACTCTGTATAAGTACACAAACGTACCTGACACCATCGACTGGATCAATAATATCCTGAAGGACAACTGA